A single Stutzerimonas stutzeri DNA region contains:
- a CDS encoding TRAP transporter permease, translated as MSELQQEQGLAGSAADWPKALFYVALLFSTYQIIMAAFHPVSSQVLRAGHVGFLLMLVFLNFPARGTGRPWQPLAWLLALVGMGTAFYQWYFEGDLIQRSGDLTTLDFAVGVILIALVFEAARRVMGIALPIICGLFLAYGLLGEYLPGDLAHRGYGLDQLVNQLAFGTEGLYGTPTYVSATYIFLFILFGAFLEQAGMIKLFTDFAMGLFGHKLGGPAKVSVVSSALMGTITGSGVANVVTTGQFTIPLMKRFGYRAAFAGGVEATSSMGSQMMPPVMGAVAFIMAETINVPFVEVAKAALIPALLYFGSTFWMVHLEAKRANLKGLPKDQCPSAWAAVKERWFLLIPLLVLVWLLFSGRTPMFAGIIGLSLTAIVILGSAIILKVSSFGLRIAFWIALGLLCAAFFQLGIGVIFGVIGVLVAVCWFIKGGRDTLVICMHALVEGARHAVPVGIACALVGVIIGVVSLTGVASTFAGYILAVGENNLFLSLVLTMLTCLVLGMGIPTIPNYIITSSIAAPALLDLGVPLIVSHMFVFYFGILADLTPPVALACFAAAPIAKERGLKISMWAVRIAVAGFVVPFMAVYNPALMLQGDSLWMTAYMLVKASFAIGLWGIASIGYLQRPLAWWERLLGFAAGATLILAMPITDEIGFAIGILLLAQHIVRARRAGPALA; from the coding sequence ATGAGCGAATTACAACAAGAACAAGGCCTGGCAGGCAGTGCAGCCGATTGGCCAAAGGCACTGTTCTACGTTGCCCTGCTGTTTTCCACCTATCAGATCATCATGGCGGCGTTCCACCCGGTATCGAGCCAGGTCCTGCGCGCCGGACACGTCGGCTTCCTGCTGATGCTGGTCTTCCTGAACTTCCCGGCCAGAGGCACTGGGCGGCCCTGGCAGCCGCTGGCGTGGCTGCTGGCGCTGGTCGGGATGGGAACGGCGTTCTACCAGTGGTACTTCGAGGGCGATCTGATCCAGCGTTCCGGCGATCTGACCACGCTCGACTTCGCCGTCGGGGTGATTCTCATCGCCCTGGTCTTCGAGGCGGCGCGGCGGGTGATGGGCATTGCGTTGCCGATCATCTGCGGACTGTTCCTCGCCTACGGCCTGCTCGGCGAATACCTGCCGGGAGACCTGGCGCATCGCGGCTACGGCCTGGACCAGCTGGTCAACCAACTCGCCTTCGGCACCGAGGGCCTGTACGGCACGCCGACCTACGTGTCAGCCACCTACATCTTCCTGTTCATCCTGTTCGGGGCCTTCCTCGAACAGGCCGGCATGATCAAGCTCTTCACCGATTTCGCCATGGGCCTGTTCGGCCACAAGCTCGGCGGTCCGGCGAAAGTTTCGGTGGTGTCGTCAGCCTTGATGGGCACCATCACCGGCTCGGGCGTCGCCAACGTCGTCACCACCGGCCAGTTCACCATCCCGCTGATGAAACGCTTCGGTTACCGCGCCGCCTTTGCCGGTGGGGTCGAGGCGACGTCGAGCATGGGCAGCCAGATGATGCCGCCAGTGATGGGCGCGGTTGCCTTCATCATGGCCGAGACGATCAACGTGCCCTTCGTCGAAGTGGCCAAGGCCGCGCTGATTCCAGCACTGCTGTATTTCGGCTCGACGTTCTGGATGGTTCACCTGGAAGCCAAGCGCGCCAACCTCAAAGGCTTGCCGAAGGACCAGTGCCCGAGCGCCTGGGCCGCGGTGAAAGAGCGCTGGTTCCTGCTGATTCCGCTGCTGGTGCTGGTCTGGCTGCTGTTCTCCGGGCGTACGCCGATGTTCGCCGGAATCATCGGCCTGTCGCTGACCGCCATTGTGATCCTCGGCTCGGCAATCATTCTGAAGGTGTCTTCGTTCGGCTTGCGGATCGCCTTCTGGATCGCGCTGGGACTGCTCTGCGCGGCATTCTTCCAGCTGGGAATCGGCGTCATCTTCGGGGTCATCGGCGTACTCGTTGCGGTCTGCTGGTTCATCAAGGGCGGCCGCGACACGCTGGTGATCTGCATGCATGCACTGGTCGAAGGCGCCCGGCACGCGGTACCGGTGGGTATCGCCTGCGCCCTGGTCGGCGTGATCATCGGTGTGGTTTCGCTGACCGGCGTGGCCTCCACATTCGCGGGCTACATCCTGGCCGTCGGTGAGAACAACCTGTTCCTTTCGCTGGTGCTGACGATGCTGACCTGCCTGGTGCTCGGCATGGGCATCCCGACGATCCCCAACTACATCATCACCAGTTCGATCGCCGCGCCGGCGTTGCTCGACCTTGGCGTGCCGCTGATCGTTTCACACATGTTCGTCTTCTACTTCGGCATCCTCGCGGACCTCACGCCACCGGTGGCACTGGCCTGCTTCGCTGCCGCGCCGATTGCCAAGGAGCGCGGGCTGAAGATCAGCATGTGGGCGGTACGGATCGCGGTGGCGGGATTCGTGGTGCCGTTCATGGCGGTGTACAACCCGGCGCTGATGCTGCAGGGCGACAGCCTCTGGATGACGGCCTATATGCTGGTCAAGGCCTCATTCGCCATCGGTCTCTGGGGCATCGCCTCGATCGGCTACCTGCAGCGGCCATTGGCCTGGTGGGAACGGTTGCTGGGCTTCGCCGCCGGCGCAACGCTGATTCTGGCCATGCCGATCACCGATGAGATCGGCTTTGCCATCGGTATCCTGCTGCTGGCACAGCACATCGTGCGGGCCCGTCGTGCCGGTCCGGCGCTGGCGTGA
- a CDS encoding DUF1850 domain-containing protein — protein sequence MIGLCLGLAGVVWAQVPTADFTLAWTHTIEKIRWEEDYRVTPSGLLLGEARVKGSGAGMEIPEGAELRDGTWHYQRQLPPLQPLRVGRTPEAGDYQLCYDQRCHALSEWLGPPKAEQPALDLWSCASPAHGSS from the coding sequence GTGATCGGACTGTGCCTGGGACTGGCCGGGGTGGTGTGGGCGCAAGTACCCACCGCCGATTTCACCCTGGCCTGGACCCACACCATCGAGAAGATTCGCTGGGAAGAAGATTACCGCGTGACGCCGAGCGGGCTGCTGCTCGGCGAAGCACGGGTCAAGGGTTCGGGTGCCGGGATGGAGATTCCCGAAGGCGCCGAACTGCGTGACGGCACCTGGCACTACCAGCGCCAGCTTCCGCCGTTGCAACCGCTGCGTGTGGGGCGAACCCCCGAAGCAGGGGATTACCAACTGTGCTATGACCAGCGCTGCCATGCGCTGAGCGAATGGCTCGGTCCGCCAAAAGCGGAGCAGCCTGCGCTGGACCTCTGGAGTTGCGCCTCGCCAGCGCACGGCTCTAGCTGA
- a CDS encoding PepSY-associated TM helix domain-containing protein translates to MRSTLVLVHRYIGLATALFLFLAGITGSILAFHHELDEWLNPAFYHTTSEGPVLAPGTLVERVEQANPRMQVWYMEFPDEPGHAALMALVPRNDPATGKPFEEKPVVHYLDAVTGERVGTRYWGECCFSRQNFVPFMLEFHYNLTLPGNWGLWLMGIVAIFWTLDCFVSLVLTFPRGRPFFGKWWTAWKIKRQRLNHDVHRAGGLWLWLLLTPVAISSIAMNLPEQVFKPVVSLFSPVAPSVYEARGKLPSEALGVTQYDFHRAYDFAMQHAATLGLSEPIGELYYSFEYNFYGAGFGDHDSDQGNAWLFFHGSDGNRLLGQEIPGQGTLGEQFHMLQPAIHGGRILGLPGRILIALLGVAIAVLSITGVVIWWRKLRARRAAIVRRGALLETS, encoded by the coding sequence ATGCGCTCCACCCTCGTTCTCGTGCACCGCTACATCGGCCTGGCGACCGCGCTGTTCCTGTTTCTCGCAGGCATTACCGGCAGTATCCTGGCCTTCCACCATGAACTGGACGAGTGGTTGAACCCTGCGTTCTACCACACCACCAGCGAAGGCCCGGTGCTGGCGCCGGGTACGCTGGTCGAGCGCGTCGAACAGGCCAATCCGCGGATGCAGGTCTGGTACATGGAGTTCCCGGACGAGCCGGGACATGCGGCGCTGATGGCCCTGGTGCCGCGCAACGATCCGGCCACCGGCAAGCCGTTCGAGGAGAAGCCGGTCGTGCATTATCTCGACGCGGTGACCGGCGAACGGGTCGGTACGCGCTACTGGGGCGAGTGCTGCTTTTCACGCCAGAACTTCGTGCCGTTCATGCTGGAATTTCATTACAACCTGACGTTGCCGGGGAACTGGGGCCTCTGGTTGATGGGCATCGTCGCGATTTTCTGGACGCTCGACTGCTTCGTCTCGCTGGTGCTCACCTTTCCGCGGGGAAGGCCGTTTTTCGGCAAATGGTGGACGGCCTGGAAGATCAAGCGTCAGCGCCTCAACCACGATGTGCATCGCGCCGGCGGGCTCTGGTTGTGGTTGCTGCTCACGCCCGTGGCGATCAGCAGTATTGCGATGAACCTGCCCGAACAGGTATTCAAACCGGTGGTGTCGCTGTTCTCGCCGGTCGCCCCGAGCGTCTACGAGGCGCGTGGCAAGTTGCCCAGCGAGGCACTCGGCGTAACCCAGTACGACTTCCATCGGGCCTACGACTTCGCCATGCAGCACGCCGCAACGCTGGGTCTGAGCGAGCCTATCGGCGAGCTGTATTACAGCTTCGAATACAACTTCTACGGGGCCGGTTTCGGTGATCACGACAGCGATCAGGGTAATGCCTGGCTGTTCTTTCATGGCAGTGACGGTAATCGCCTGCTGGGGCAGGAGATACCCGGGCAGGGCACCCTGGGCGAGCAGTTCCACATGTTGCAGCCGGCGATCCATGGCGGGCGAATACTTGGCCTGCCGGGACGCATCCTGATTGCACTGCTGGGGGTCGCGATTGCCGTGCTGTCGATCACCGGCGTGGTGATCTGGTGGCGCAAGCTGCGCGCGCGCAGAGCGGCGATCGTACGGCGAGGCGCGTTACTGGAAACGAGCTGA
- a CDS encoding TonB-dependent siderophore receptor yields the protein MRPIVLPFRRPSTLAQAVRAALLCLPLAALATAPMAMAQSASQQSVRGYDIPAGPLSSTLSRFAGEAGVMLSVDARLIEGQRSGGLQGQYGVEDGFDALLQGSGLQAVRDERGTYSLAPRSEQARTVELKPMVVEGFALGNALGEMEGYNATHSSVATKTSMPLVETSQTVSVVTRQQIEDQGSRSIAQAVRYTPGLMSSPYGATTRYDYVAMRGITDGSVDNLYLDGQKLLGDSGTYSSLQVDPYFVERIDILKGPSSVLYGRSLPGGLVAMTTKKPQHETRRQLQFSYGSNDYKQAAFDFTGPLDDERIAYRLAGVAKDAGNQVDGIEEQRYAVMPSVSVDFTEDTRLTLLAMLQKDPESGYHGGLPADGTVTSHNGQRISRSFFEGDEDYEKFERDQQMVGYQLEHRFNDILSARQNFQYLDSTVKSGQVYQYGYATPDELLRYYTGADEALHAWTIDNQLQFLFDTGAMSHTVVTGLDYQRRKTKVDYDAGYGLSAINPYTGAVGAGSPVFYHQYDETRELEQTGLYVQDLISLGNWRFSLGMRQDWVDVSFDHTADASYGDQSDSAKLEQFTGRVGVLYAFDNGLSPYVSYSESFNPNATAAYNEVAPGVYDIALLDPTEGEQYEVGLKYQPLGTDDLYTLSYFDLKQSNLANKDSNENFYRAVGELTSKGVEAEARLRPIEQVNVIASYTYMDVEYSKDFTGAAGVNNRGNTPNAVARNMASLWADYTFDLGPLAGLQVGGGARYFGKSWADAENTLRIPSYTLYDAMLGYDLSRVGLQGVGVRLNLNNLTDETYVAACNSLNQCYYGEERNVMATVTYDF from the coding sequence ATGCGCCCCATCGTTCTCCCGTTCCGCCGCCCCAGTACACTCGCCCAGGCCGTTCGTGCCGCGCTGCTCTGCCTGCCGCTGGCTGCGCTTGCAACCGCGCCGATGGCCATGGCGCAGTCCGCCAGCCAGCAATCGGTGCGGGGCTACGATATCCCGGCTGGCCCGCTGTCCAGCACGCTCAGCCGTTTTGCCGGCGAGGCCGGGGTGATGCTGTCGGTCGACGCGCGCCTGATCGAAGGGCAGCGGTCCGGCGGCCTGCAGGGCCAGTACGGCGTCGAGGACGGCTTCGATGCTTTGCTCCAGGGCAGCGGGCTGCAGGCGGTGCGCGACGAGCGCGGCACCTACTCGCTGGCACCGCGCTCGGAGCAGGCGCGCACGGTCGAGCTGAAGCCCATGGTGGTGGAAGGCTTCGCCCTGGGTAACGCCCTCGGTGAGATGGAGGGATACAACGCGACCCATAGCAGCGTGGCAACGAAGACCAGCATGCCGCTCGTGGAGACCTCGCAGACGGTTTCGGTGGTAACCCGCCAGCAGATCGAAGACCAGGGCTCACGTTCGATCGCCCAGGCGGTTCGCTATACGCCCGGCCTGATGAGCTCGCCCTACGGGGCGACGACCCGCTATGACTATGTCGCCATGCGTGGCATCACCGATGGTTCGGTGGACAACCTCTATCTGGATGGCCAGAAGCTGCTGGGCGATAGCGGTACCTACAGCAGCCTGCAGGTCGACCCTTACTTCGTCGAGCGCATCGACATTCTGAAGGGGCCATCATCGGTGCTTTACGGGCGCAGCCTGCCGGGCGGGCTGGTGGCGATGACGACCAAGAAGCCGCAGCACGAGACCCGGCGGCAATTGCAGTTTTCCTACGGCAGCAATGACTACAAGCAGGCCGCGTTCGATTTCACCGGGCCGCTTGATGACGAGCGGATCGCCTATCGCCTCGCAGGGGTGGCCAAGGATGCCGGTAACCAGGTCGATGGCATCGAGGAACAACGCTACGCGGTCATGCCCTCGGTGAGCGTCGACTTCACCGAAGACACCCGGCTGACCCTGCTGGCGATGTTGCAAAAGGATCCGGAAAGCGGATACCACGGCGGCTTGCCGGCCGATGGCACGGTGACGTCGCACAACGGCCAGCGTATTTCGCGCAGCTTTTTCGAAGGCGATGAAGACTATGAGAAGTTCGAGCGCGACCAGCAGATGGTCGGCTACCAGCTCGAGCACCGTTTCAACGACATCCTGTCGGCACGGCAGAATTTCCAATACCTCGACTCCACGGTGAAGTCGGGGCAGGTCTACCAGTACGGCTACGCGACTCCGGACGAACTGCTGCGCTACTACACCGGTGCGGACGAGGCGCTGCACGCCTGGACGATCGACAACCAACTGCAGTTTCTCTTCGACACCGGCGCCATGAGCCACACCGTGGTTACCGGCCTCGACTATCAGCGCCGCAAGACCAAGGTCGACTACGACGCCGGTTATGGCCTGTCCGCAATCAACCCCTATACCGGGGCCGTCGGTGCCGGCAGCCCGGTGTTCTACCATCAGTACGACGAGACACGCGAGCTGGAACAGACCGGTCTCTATGTTCAGGATCTGATCAGCCTGGGCAACTGGCGCTTCTCGCTGGGGATGCGGCAGGACTGGGTGGATGTCTCGTTCGACCATACGGCCGATGCCAGCTACGGTGACCAGAGCGATAGCGCCAAGCTTGAGCAGTTCACTGGCCGGGTCGGCGTGCTTTACGCGTTCGACAATGGTCTGTCGCCGTATGTCAGCTATTCGGAATCCTTCAATCCGAACGCAACGGCCGCCTACAATGAGGTTGCGCCCGGGGTCTACGACATCGCCCTGCTGGACCCCACCGAAGGCGAGCAGTATGAGGTGGGCCTGAAGTATCAGCCGCTCGGTACCGATGACCTCTACACCCTTTCCTACTTCGACCTGAAGCAGTCCAACCTGGCGAACAAGGACTCGAACGAGAACTTCTACCGGGCCGTGGGCGAACTCACCTCCAAAGGGGTAGAGGCAGAAGCCCGCCTGCGTCCGATCGAGCAGGTCAACGTCATCGCCAGCTACACGTACATGGATGTCGAGTACTCCAAGGATTTCACCGGCGCCGCAGGCGTCAACAACCGCGGCAACACACCCAACGCCGTAGCGCGGAACATGGCGTCGCTGTGGGCCGACTACACCTTCGATCTGGGCCCGCTGGCCGGCCTGCAGGTGGGCGGCGGTGCGCGCTACTTCGGCAAGAGCTGGGCCGATGCTGAAAATACGCTGCGTATCCCGTCCTACACGCTGTATGACGCGATGCTCGGCTACGACCTGTCGCGCGTGGGCTTGCAGGGGGTGGGCGTGCGCCTGAATCTCAACAACCTCACCGATGAAACCTACGTGGCCGCGTGCAACAGCCTGAACCAGTGCTACTACGGCGAGGAGCGCAATGTCATGGCCACCGTGACCTACGACTTCTGA
- a CDS encoding FecR domain-containing protein yields the protein MGLDYQVLQAAAQWFAVLQSDSVNEADREAWRAWLAVPEHAQAWRRVERISGRLGPLTGDPFSPAATALLRPRPSSRRHALKTLSILCGGGALALAAGAMPWRSWAADERTAVGEVRHWRLDDGSQLWLNTDSAVDIGFEARTRTLSLYRGELLMQAVAEPRPLRLHTGEGRLRANDPARFSVLQGDGRIQLSVFDGAVDIQLADRSRWHTVTGGRQVSFDRHRLEPERAAQPGRQSWAGGVLLADNMRLDAFVTELARYRQGYLGCDPRVAGLRVVGAYPLADTERVLQVLADTLALRINRRLPWWVSLEPSEPNAA from the coding sequence ATGGGCCTCGACTATCAGGTACTGCAGGCTGCGGCCCAGTGGTTCGCGGTGCTGCAGTCGGATTCGGTCAACGAAGCCGACCGCGAGGCCTGGCGTGCCTGGCTGGCGGTCCCTGAGCATGCTCAGGCCTGGCGGCGCGTGGAGCGAATCAGTGGACGCCTCGGACCGTTGACCGGCGACCCGTTCAGTCCGGCTGCGACAGCCTTGTTGCGCCCCAGGCCGTCAAGCCGCCGGCACGCCTTGAAAACGCTGTCGATCCTGTGCGGCGGCGGTGCCCTGGCACTCGCCGCGGGTGCGATGCCCTGGCGCAGCTGGGCCGCGGACGAGCGCACGGCGGTCGGTGAAGTTCGCCACTGGCGCCTCGATGATGGCTCGCAGTTGTGGCTGAACACCGACAGCGCGGTGGACATCGGATTCGAAGCGCGAACCCGCACGCTTTCGCTGTATCGCGGTGAACTGCTGATGCAGGCGGTGGCCGAACCTCGCCCGCTGCGCTTGCATACGGGCGAGGGCCGCCTGCGGGCGAACGACCCCGCCCGATTTTCCGTGCTGCAAGGCGATGGTCGTATCCAGCTCAGCGTGTTCGATGGCGCAGTGGACATCCAGCTCGCCGACCGATCCCGCTGGCATACCGTCACGGGCGGCCGACAGGTCAGCTTCGACCGCCATCGGCTCGAGCCCGAGCGCGCCGCCCAGCCAGGTCGTCAGTCATGGGCAGGCGGGGTGCTGCTGGCCGACAACATGCGGCTGGACGCGTTCGTCACCGAACTGGCGCGCTATCGCCAGGGTTATCTGGGTTGCGACCCCCGCGTGGCCGGCCTGAGGGTGGTCGGTGCCTATCCGTTGGCCGACACCGAGCGGGTGCTCCAGGTACTGGCCGACACACTGGCGCTTCGTATCAATCGACGCCTGCCCTGGTGGGTGAGCCTCGAACCCTCGGAGCCGAACGCCGCCTGA
- a CDS encoding sigma-70 family RNA polymerase sigma factor yields MATEGMVRQQWVHRLYVDHQGWLNGWLRRQLGCSHKAADLAQDTFVRLLAKDTQLDAIREPRAYLHTIARGLLINHWRRKQIEQAYLDSLAQQPEAVTPSPESQALIVETLMQVDAMLARLPHRVRRAFLLSQLSGMTYAAIAAELEVTERMVKKYMAQAMLHCLTLAEDE; encoded by the coding sequence ATGGCGACCGAGGGTATGGTCCGGCAACAATGGGTGCATCGGCTGTATGTCGATCACCAGGGCTGGTTGAACGGCTGGTTGCGCCGGCAGCTTGGCTGCAGCCATAAGGCCGCTGATCTGGCGCAGGACACCTTTGTGCGGCTGCTGGCCAAGGACACCCAACTCGACGCTATCCGAGAGCCGCGCGCCTATCTGCACACGATTGCCAGGGGGCTCTTGATCAATCACTGGCGGCGCAAGCAGATCGAGCAAGCCTATCTCGATTCTCTCGCCCAGCAGCCGGAGGCGGTCACGCCTTCGCCAGAATCCCAGGCATTGATCGTCGAAACGCTGATGCAGGTCGACGCGATGCTGGCGCGGCTGCCGCATAGGGTACGTCGGGCGTTCCTGCTGTCACAGTTGAGTGGAATGACCTATGCGGCGATTGCCGCTGAGCTTGAGGTCACCGAGCGCATGGTCAAGAAGTACATGGCGCAGGCCATGCTGCATTGCCTGACGCTGGCCGAGGACGAATGA
- a CDS encoding DUF3617 domain-containing protein, with protein MKYTVSLWAAALLLTAIPAQALEMLPGLWEFSSDNIEVDGMQMPGMAEMVEQMKGLPAEQRRMVEQTLASQGVELGAGGVRMCLSEAQVKSRQLPFQDEPGCSQTLDQQTETHWSFSFQCPDAKGQGETRLISEREVTSVIESDYRVGNQQGSSRMQSRGKWLGEDCGALKPRQP; from the coding sequence ATGAAATACACCGTTTCGCTTTGGGCTGCCGCGCTGCTGCTCACCGCCATTCCTGCCCAGGCGCTGGAGATGCTACCCGGGCTGTGGGAGTTCTCCAGCGACAACATCGAAGTGGATGGCATGCAGATGCCCGGGATGGCGGAGATGGTCGAGCAGATGAAAGGGCTGCCAGCGGAGCAACGGCGCATGGTGGAGCAGACGCTAGCCTCCCAGGGCGTCGAGCTGGGGGCCGGCGGCGTGCGCATGTGCTTGAGCGAGGCGCAGGTGAAATCGCGTCAATTGCCGTTCCAGGACGAACCCGGCTGCAGCCAGACGCTCGATCAGCAGACCGAGACTCACTGGTCCTTCAGTTTCCAATGCCCCGACGCCAAGGGCCAGGGCGAGACCCGGCTGATCAGCGAGCGTGAGGTGACCAGCGTGATCGAGAGCGATTACCGGGTCGGCAACCAGCAGGGCAGCAGCCGCATGCAGTCACGCGGAAAATGGCTGGGCGAGGATTGCGGAGCGCTGAAACCGAGGCAGCCGTGA
- a CDS encoding NADH:ubiquinone oxidoreductase, whose amino-acid sequence MRSICFALLSLGLLGQAWAEGCVIHSQDERIEVRLCQQNRTIPSGLFRAGFCQPQLKDQQVEVTFVEHCPGGAFGICRNAQVSNMPYRQDIHYYGVASDARFLEPACEQNSGGEWATE is encoded by the coding sequence ATGCGTTCAATCTGCTTTGCGCTGCTGTCGCTGGGCCTTCTCGGTCAGGCCTGGGCCGAGGGTTGCGTTATCCATAGCCAGGATGAGCGGATCGAGGTCCGGCTCTGCCAGCAGAACCGCACGATCCCGTCGGGCTTGTTCCGGGCCGGCTTCTGCCAGCCGCAGCTGAAGGATCAACAGGTAGAGGTCACATTCGTCGAGCACTGTCCCGGCGGCGCCTTCGGCATCTGCCGTAACGCCCAGGTGTCCAACATGCCCTACCGGCAAGACATCCATTATTACGGCGTGGCCAGCGATGCGCGCTTTCTCGAGCCGGCCTGTGAGCAGAACAGCGGTGGCGAATGGGCGACGGAGTAG
- a CDS encoding CobW family GTP-binding protein, whose protein sequence is MLTQIPTHVIHGPLGAGKTSLLRSLLAQKPADERWAVLVNEFGQIGLDAALLTGNDAGISLAEVAGGCLCCVNGVPFQIGLSRLLRKAKPDRLLIEPSGLGHPVELVAQLGAPPWHGVLALQPSVAVLDAGLLASGQALPPAQQQALPHSGLIVLNKSEALDQADRQRVIMRLPPLPMRWTCQGELPIAVLPGIDTRAEATDRVQPLPGATAGTAGDVWLDPRRPFCQSQGNPDGWSIGWRWHPSQRFDLKRIVHWLAGLDWRRAKLVLRGPDGWYSANALNREPLAFMPSEWRNDSRLELIFAEPQDEARLKELMDACRL, encoded by the coding sequence ATGCTCACCCAGATACCCACACACGTCATCCACGGGCCGCTCGGCGCCGGCAAGACCAGCCTGCTCCGTTCGCTGCTGGCACAGAAACCAGCAGACGAACGCTGGGCTGTACTGGTCAACGAGTTCGGCCAGATCGGCCTCGACGCCGCCCTGCTGACCGGCAACGACGCGGGCATCAGCCTGGCCGAGGTGGCCGGCGGCTGCCTGTGTTGCGTCAATGGCGTGCCGTTCCAGATTGGCTTGAGCCGCCTTTTGCGCAAGGCGAAGCCCGACCGGTTGCTCATCGAACCTTCAGGGCTCGGCCATCCCGTCGAGCTTGTCGCACAACTGGGCGCGCCACCGTGGCACGGTGTCCTCGCGTTACAGCCGAGCGTCGCCGTGCTCGATGCAGGACTTCTCGCGAGCGGTCAGGCACTGCCGCCCGCCCAGCAACAGGCGCTACCGCACAGCGGCTTGATTGTGTTGAACAAAAGCGAGGCGCTCGATCAGGCAGACCGCCAACGCGTCATCATGCGTTTGCCTCCGCTGCCGATGCGCTGGACGTGCCAGGGCGAGCTGCCCATCGCCGTCCTGCCGGGCATCGACACACGCGCCGAAGCCACCGACCGCGTCCAGCCACTTCCTGGCGCCACTGCCGGGACGGCCGGTGACGTTTGGCTGGACCCGCGCCGGCCGTTCTGCCAGAGCCAGGGGAACCCGGACGGCTGGAGCATCGGCTGGCGCTGGCATCCCAGCCAGCGATTCGACCTGAAGCGCATCGTGCATTGGCTCGCAGGGCTTGACTGGCGTCGAGCCAAGCTGGTGCTGCGCGGGCCAGACGGCTGGTATTCGGCCAATGCGCTGAATCGCGAGCCACTCGCGTTCATGCCGAGCGAGTGGCGAAACGATTCAAGGCTTGAACTGATCTTTGCCGAGCCCCAGGACGAAGCGCGGCTGAAGGAGCTGATGGACGCCTGCCGCCTCTAG
- a CDS encoding DUF3301 domain-containing protein, translating into MLTLGNLFIFLLMVGVAAWFWHSHGIRERALAAVRRHCAKMDVELLDGNVAFRRLGLIRDARGQRRFARIYGFEFTVTGEQRHQGTVVMFGARPGPIEMDAHPFHAPPDAGRVIQMDDWRRRNE; encoded by the coding sequence GGTAACCTGTTCATTTTCCTGCTAATGGTGGGGGTCGCCGCCTGGTTTTGGCATTCGCATGGCATCCGCGAGCGGGCACTGGCGGCGGTGCGGCGCCACTGCGCGAAGATGGACGTCGAACTGCTCGACGGCAATGTCGCTTTTCGTCGCCTCGGACTGATCCGCGACGCTCGCGGGCAGCGCCGATTCGCGCGAATCTATGGCTTCGAGTTCACGGTCACGGGCGAGCAGCGGCATCAGGGCACCGTCGTAATGTTCGGCGCTCGCCCTGGACCTATCGAGATGGACGCGCATCCTTTTCACGCGCCGCCTGATGCCGGCCGTGTCATCCAGATGGACGACTGGCGTCGTCGCAACGAGTGA